The following nucleotide sequence is from Desulfonatronum thiodismutans.
GCGATGCGGTTAAAGTCCTGTTGAAAACAGGGACTTGTCGGCCCCGCCATGTTTTGGGGCGAGGATGTGTTGAGCGGTTTTCCCCAAAAAAAACAAGCGACTCGGTGCAACCGAGTCGCTTGTTTTTGGAGTATGGAAGGCTGTTTTAAGCTGCTATTCCAGCCATCGATTGGCGTGATATTGAAAAATTTCCGTGACCTTGCGGCCATGGACCGGCACGAACGGACCCAGGGCCGCAGCGGTCTGGGTGTCGGCAACGGATTCGTAAGTCCATTCCGTGTATTCCAGTATCCCGATGAAATTGCCGGGACCGGTGCTCGCTTGTTTGACGGACCAAGCCACGGAATCCCGGTCCACCTGCATGTAGCGGCCGACATATCCGAGTCCATTGTTCACGAACTCGACGTTTCCAATCCGGGAATGAAAATTGCGGTCGATCTTGTCGATCCAGTTTTGGGAAAACTGGGCGAATTGTTGTTCAATGTAAACCGCCTGCGAGGAGACGGGCAGGGCGTCGATTCCCGAGGCGGCCGCCGGAAGAGAGGCCGCCGGAAGCAGAACAGCCAGCAACAGGAGCATGCGAAGGTGTCGCATAGGTGTCTCGTAAGGGGTTGAAGGCCCCCTCCCCGGATGGGGAGGGGGAGAAGCAGAATTGGAGAGGTGTTATTCGAAGCGAATTTCCACGCGACGGTTCAGGGAGCGTCCTTCGCGGGTGTTGTTGTCGAAACGGGGCTGGGTCAAACCGAAGCCCTGGGTGGTGATGCGGTCCGCGGGAACGCCTTCGTTGACCAGGAAGCTCCGGACCGAGGAGGCGCGACGCTCGGAAAGGCCCATGTTGTAGCTGGCCGGACCGATGTTGCAGGTATGACCGTCGACCATGATCCGCTTGCCGGGACGGGACTTGATGATCTCGGCGGCTTCCTTGAGCAGGGGCGCGAATTCAGGCTTGATGTTGTACTTGTCGAAGTCAAAGTTGACGTTGCGGAAAACGATGACTTCTTCCACCGGGGCCGGAGCGGGCGCGGCCACCGGAGCGGCGGGAATGACTTCCACGTCGTAGAAGACCTTGCGCACGAAGTCGGCGCGCTTGCCGTCGTCCAGCAGGTCCATGAGGTCCGCGGTGACCGTGCAGGGGTTGACGGCGGCGATCTGTTTCACCAGGGCTTTTTCAGCAGCGGTCTGGGCGAAGCTGATCACGTGGAAGCAGATGTCGGCGCCGTATTTGGCGTACATGTCCTGTATGACGGGCAATGGCTTGGGGCCGATGTTGGACTCGCCGTCCGTGACCAGGATCACGGCGCGTCGGTTGGACAGACCGCCGACCACGGAGTCAAGGGACTTCAGGCCCAGGCCCATGGGGGTCAGGCGACCGAAGATGTCGTACTGGGTCTGCAGGCCGTCGATGCCCTGGTTCAGGCGATCCTTGGAGTACGGGGAAGGTGCAATGTACTCTTGGAAGGGGCCGTATGTGTACAGACCGGCGTTGAAGGCGATGGCGGGAATATCATTATTGACGGCCTTCAGGACTTCCTTGGCCACTTCGATTTTTTCCTGCTTGTTCGGATCGTGGCGGGCGGCCAGGGAGCTTTTGGACTCTGACGGGGCGCTCATGGCCATGGAGCCGGAATGGTCGATGAAAAAGAGAAAATTCTCCGCCTTGGGGACGATCCGTTCGGTTTGAGCAATGGCGGATGTTGCCATGCACAGGCAGAGGGCCAATAGGCCCAGGAGGGCCACCAGGGAAAACAGCGGCTTCAGAACATGTTTACGCATAACTTAAACTCCTTTTGCTTAAAACCTAAGTAAGTGGTGCAGGGCACGACGCCCGTGGTGTCACGAAAAAAAACCGAAAAGGAATACGGTTGGACTTCAGAAATGTTGCGAAAAACGTCACCTCCTTACTCATGACGGCAACTAATTGTTACGGCATAGGCGTTAGAATAACGCACTCAGTAAAAAAGCTCAAGAGCCGGGCGACTGACTTGGTGAAGAGTTTGGCGAATATTCGCATTGGGAAATCAACGGCGAAGCCGGGGGAGCTTCCTTGGGCAGGATGAAATAAAAATTGTTGCCCATGGGGGTCGGCTCATAGCCCATCCTGCCGCCGTGCAGCTCCACGATCTGGCGGATGAAGAACAGTCCGTGGCCCGTGCCCGGTTCCTGCCCGGTGTTCCCGGCCCGGAACCCTTCCTCGAAAAGACGTTTCCGTTCCTCGCCGGTGATATGCGGTCCGGTGGTGAACACGTTCAGCTTGACCCCGTCCAGGCCGTTGCCAAAGAAATTGGGCACGTCCTCCCATCCATAAGACAGGAACTTGACCCAGCGGCCCCGTGCGTCGCGAACCGGGGCGGTATACTTTACGGCGTTGGAAAACAGATTGGCGTAGACCTGGGTAATCAGGCCGACGTCCACGACCACCTCGATTTCCTTGTCCGGAACACCGGCCCAGGCGATTTCAATGTTGCGATCCTCGAACTGGGTCATGAATCGGGCGATCTGCGGATCGATGATCTGGTTCTTGAAGTTGCAGACCCGTTTTTCCAGGACATATCGCCCCTGTTCAAAATGACTTCGGCGCAAAAGGGTTTCCAGAAACAGACTGGTGTTGTCGTAGTGGCGCTGAATTTCCCCGAACTGATCCTGGAGCGCGTCCTGAACGTAGTCCATTCTGGCGACGAGTTGCTTCCACCGCGCGTCGTCGACGGACAGGCCGTCCGGAGGGGATTGGCGCATGTCGTCGGCCAGCTCGCCGAGGGCGTTGATGGTGCTTTCCAGGCGACGATAAAACAGTTTGAAGTACATGTTGGGCACGATGACGTTGTGCCCGATGTCCTTGACCAAGCTGCGGATGAACTGGATGTGCTCCTGGTTTTTCTGGCTGATCATCCGATTGTGGAGCTGAAATCCGACCCGGTTGGCGTACTTTTCCAGGAAAAGTCGGTCGTGGTCGGAAAGGGCGTCTGCCGGATGGATGTCCAGAATGCCGAGCAGGTGATTCTCGGAGTCGGTCGGTAAATGAGATTGAAGATCCTTGTTGCCTTTGATCGGGAGATAATAGTGACCCTCATGGATCGTGGGAATGGAGAAAAGGGGAATGTTCGGTGCCGGGTTCGGTTTTTGGCCTCGCTCCGGACAAATGACGATATGATCGACGTGGTGATCCTGGAACAAGTACAGTGTGCAGTCCAGGTTGAAGAACACCTTGGGAATCAGGGCGCAGACGGACATCAGGTCGCGGAAGGAATCGAATTCCTGGGCCAGATCGAAAAAAACGTTCAAGGCCGTGCTTTGCAGGGAGGAGAAATTGTAGTCCGCGTAGTCGTCGATCTTTTCATGGATGCGTTTCTGGACGGACAGAGCCCTGGGGTATTCCAGACAAAGCGAGGCGATATCCAAGGGGGTGGCGTTATGCATGTGCTGATCCGAAATAATCGTCTCTTCGCAATCCGCTTCGAGGTTTTTCGGGTTGAGTCGATCCAGGCCGCGACGGTCAGGGAGTGAAGCCGGGGGGCAGGGCGTCCTTGTCCGGCACGGCGTCGGGAAGAGGAGCCAAGGCGGTGTCCGGCGTTTCCAGGTCAAAAGGGACGTATCCGGTTTGGTCCGGCGGGACGACGTGCAGCATCAGCCCCATGTTTTGACCTTTGGCTTTGTAGGATCCAGCGCCGAGCCGCAACGCTTCCATGGGCTCAACGATAATGGCCGACGCGGCGCGAACCGGGCAATGGTATTCGCAGAACCCGCACCCCGAACATTTTCGTCCGTCCACAAAGGGCACGGGCTGAGAATGGGTCGCTACCCTTCGCAGATCAATGGCATCATACGGACAAACTTCGTCGCAAACAAGACATTTTTTGTTCCATTCCCAGGCCAGGCATTTGTGGCGCAGGATCGTAGCGGTTCCGACCTTGGCCCAGGTTTTATCGGCCAAAGGCAGGTCGCGGATGGCCCCGGTGGGGCAGACCCGGCCGCAGGCCGTGCATTCTGGTTCGCAAGGGCCCCGGCGGGGAGTCAGGCGCGGACTGAACAGAGCGATCACCCCTGCCTCGAACCAGATGGGCTGCAAGGTATTGGTGGGACAGGCCCGCATGCACAGTCCGCAGCGGATGCAACGGGCCAGGAAGTCGCGTTCCGGCAGACTGCCCGGGGGGCGGAGCAGGGTTTCCGGCGTGATGTCGCCGGGCAGCATTTCGCCCCGGACTTCCAACAACCCGGTGTAGGTCAGGGTCGCGGTTCCGGCTCCGGCCAATCCGGCCAGCAGAACCTCGCGTCGTTGCGGGGAAAAGCCCGGCGTCCTTGCACCGGATGCGCCGGATTTTCCGGACTCGTGAGACGGTTGGAACGTCACGGCCTGAACCGGACAGATCCGGACGCATTTCTGGCAGGCGATGCATTCTTCGTGGATGGTCCGCGATGGATTCGCCGGGATGGCGGCCATGGGACAGCGCCGTTGACAAGCTCCGCAGTCGGTGCAGACGTCGGAGACGGTTCTGCGGATCAACGGTCGTCTGCCCACAAGGGCCAGCAGGGCACCTGTCGGACAGAGATACCGGCACCAGAAGCGAGGACTCCAGCGAGCCAGGCTGAAAACTGCCAGGAAGAACAGCAGAAGAAACCATTGGGTCGTGAATCTGGGCTGGTGGAGTTCGGCGTAGGCGGCCCGGGTCCAGTCCAGATGCAGGGCCAGGGGACGCAGGGCATGGAGCGCGGCGTCTCCGAAAAGGGCCGCCGCCGGGTGGATCAGGAGCGTATAGAAGCGGGTGATCAGGGACAGGGGCGACGCGAAAAACACCGCGGACACGCCCAGGACGGCGGCGCCCAGGATGAAGAACAAGATCAGATATTT
It contains:
- a CDS encoding 4Fe-4S binding protein, translated to MISLQRTIQTLSLAAFLVLLGLAFFPVPDWAPVDAFLRLDPLVLVGTVLADRAWVAALAPAALVLILTLALGRFFCGYLCPMGTTLDITDGLARIPGSAGKISTQDDPAAPVLPPPSQPSSDLRRIKYLILFFILGAAVLGVSAVFFASPLSLITRFYTLLIHPAAALFGDAALHALRPLALHLDWTRAAYAELHQPRFTTQWFLLLFFLAVFSLARWSPRFWCRYLCPTGALLALVGRRPLIRRTVSDVCTDCGACQRRCPMAAIPANPSRTIHEECIACQKCVRICPVQAVTFQPSHESGKSGASGARTPGFSPQRREVLLAGLAGAGTATLTYTGLLEVRGEMLPGDITPETLLRPPGSLPERDFLARCIRCGLCMRACPTNTLQPIWFEAGVIALFSPRLTPRRGPCEPECTACGRVCPTGAIRDLPLADKTWAKVGTATILRHKCLAWEWNKKCLVCDEVCPYDAIDLRRVATHSQPVPFVDGRKCSGCGFCEYHCPVRAASAIIVEPMEALRLGAGSYKAKGQNMGLMLHVVPPDQTGYVPFDLETPDTALAPLPDAVPDKDALPPGFTP
- a CDS encoding OmpA family protein, yielding MRKHVLKPLFSLVALLGLLALCLCMATSAIAQTERIVPKAENFLFFIDHSGSMAMSAPSESKSSLAARHDPNKQEKIEVAKEVLKAVNNDIPAIAFNAGLYTYGPFQEYIAPSPYSKDRLNQGIDGLQTQYDIFGRLTPMGLGLKSLDSVVGGLSNRRAVILVTDGESNIGPKPLPVIQDMYAKYGADICFHVISFAQTAAEKALVKQIAAVNPCTVTADLMDLLDDGKRADFVRKVFYDVEVIPAAPVAAPAPAPVEEVIVFRNVNFDFDKYNIKPEFAPLLKEAAEIIKSRPGKRIMVDGHTCNIGPASYNMGLSERRASSVRSFLVNEGVPADRITTQGFGLTQPRFDNNTREGRSLNRRVEIRFE
- a CDS encoding sensor histidine kinase; this translates as MHNATPLDIASLCLEYPRALSVQKRIHEKIDDYADYNFSSLQSTALNVFFDLAQEFDSFRDLMSVCALIPKVFFNLDCTLYLFQDHHVDHIVICPERGQKPNPAPNIPLFSIPTIHEGHYYLPIKGNKDLQSHLPTDSENHLLGILDIHPADALSDHDRLFLEKYANRVGFQLHNRMISQKNQEHIQFIRSLVKDIGHNVIVPNMYFKLFYRRLESTINALGELADDMRQSPPDGLSVDDARWKQLVARMDYVQDALQDQFGEIQRHYDNTSLFLETLLRRSHFEQGRYVLEKRVCNFKNQIIDPQIARFMTQFEDRNIEIAWAGVPDKEIEVVVDVGLITQVYANLFSNAVKYTAPVRDARGRWVKFLSYGWEDVPNFFGNGLDGVKLNVFTTGPHITGEERKRLFEEGFRAGNTGQEPGTGHGLFFIRQIVELHGGRMGYEPTPMGNNFYFILPKEAPPASPLISQCEYSPNSSPSQSPGS